In Bacteroidia bacterium, the following are encoded in one genomic region:
- a CDS encoding MBL fold metallo-hydrolase: protein MIKIKKFTFNPFQENTFIVWDNSLECAIIDPGCYLPEEKRVIQQFIEENNLEPRLLLNTHAHIDHVMGNSFIKNTYYLEPWMHSADLKTLKAAAPYGVLIGLRMDDPPIPTQFLDDYNKIEFGLSSLDILFTPGHAPGHVSFYHSESNSLFSGDVLFAGGIGRYDLPGGNYQTLMDSIVNKVFSLPNDTTIFCGHGPETTIGKEKQTNPFVLEYLS from the coding sequence ATGATAAAGATCAAGAAATTTACCTTTAATCCTTTTCAAGAGAATACATTTATTGTTTGGGATAACTCATTGGAATGTGCCATTATTGATCCGGGTTGCTATTTACCTGAAGAAAAGAGGGTAATTCAACAATTTATTGAAGAAAATAATTTAGAACCTAGGCTGCTCTTGAATACACATGCTCATATTGACCATGTTATGGGGAATAGTTTTATTAAAAATACCTATTATCTGGAGCCTTGGATGCATAGTGCAGATTTAAAAACCTTAAAAGCTGCAGCACCTTATGGGGTATTAATTGGCCTTCGAATGGATGACCCTCCTATTCCGACTCAGTTTCTCGATGATTATAATAAAATCGAGTTTGGTCTTAGCTCATTGGATATTCTTTTTACGCCAGGTCATGCCCCTGGTCATGTCAGTTTTTACCATTCAGAATCGAACAGCTTGTTTTCAGGTGATGTATTGTTTGCGGGAGGAATTGGAAGGTACGATTTACCGGGAGGTAATTATCAAACACTTATGGACAGCATTGTGAATAAAGTATTTAGTTTGCCAAATGATACAACAATATTTTGTGGACATGGACCTGAAACAACCATTGGTAAAGAAAAACAAACTAATCCGTTTGTTTTGGAATATTTGAGTTAA
- a CDS encoding aromatic amino acid ammonia-lyase, translating to MKIGSGELDSSQFTEIVLGQKKVEVSKEAIEKVQRSFNFLEQFSKDKVIYGINTGFGSMAQFKIDDKHRSELQYNLIRSHSSGLGSVLPDTYLRAVILARLNTLIKGYSGIHPEVIDTLVSLLNKDVLPLIFEHGGVGASGDLVQLAHLALGLIGEGEARYKGKTMDTAVAFEKAGVKPIGIHIREGLGLMNGTSAMTGIGILNIQMAKRALHYSIAASAMINEAVQAYDDHYSFELNATKRHNGQAFVAAEMRKLLNGSKLTKHRPDHLYNKKVEVDVIKEKVQEYYSVRCVPQILGPVWDTLEFSEKILIDELNSVNDNPVIDAERQNVFHGGNFHGDYVSLEMDKVKLAMTKTSMLAERQLNFLFNDKLNNVLPPFVNLGKLGLNFGMQGVQFTATSTTAENQTLSNSMYVHSIPCNNDNQDIVSMGTNSALLTKKVIDNTFDVLAIEMMSIAQAIDYIKSDKKMSPLTRKVYNQIRHVSDKFIGDAPKYKEIEKLSSYLKNNDLEL from the coding sequence ATGAAAATAGGGAGTGGAGAATTAGATTCCAGTCAATTTACCGAAATCGTTCTTGGACAGAAAAAGGTAGAAGTTTCTAAAGAAGCTATTGAGAAAGTTCAACGCAGCTTTAACTTTCTAGAGCAGTTCTCGAAAGATAAAGTTATTTATGGGATAAACACAGGTTTTGGAAGTATGGCCCAGTTTAAAATTGATGATAAACATAGGTCCGAACTTCAATACAATTTAATCCGCAGTCATAGCTCAGGTTTAGGGTCTGTTCTTCCCGATACTTATTTACGAGCTGTAATTTTAGCTAGATTGAATACGCTAATTAAAGGTTATTCAGGTATTCACCCGGAAGTAATTGACACCTTGGTTAGTTTGCTAAACAAGGACGTTTTACCATTAATTTTTGAACATGGAGGAGTAGGTGCCAGTGGAGATTTGGTCCAATTAGCGCATCTTGCTCTTGGACTGATTGGAGAGGGTGAAGCAAGGTACAAAGGTAAAACTATGGATACTGCTGTTGCTTTTGAAAAGGCAGGAGTAAAACCTATTGGTATTCATATTCGGGAAGGTTTAGGTTTAATGAATGGAACCTCTGCCATGACAGGAATAGGAATTCTGAATATTCAAATGGCTAAACGGGCTCTGCATTACTCTATTGCTGCCTCTGCCATGATTAATGAAGCGGTTCAGGCTTATGACGATCATTACTCCTTTGAACTAAATGCAACCAAAAGGCACAACGGACAAGCTTTCGTTGCAGCTGAAATGAGAAAATTACTGAATGGAAGCAAACTTACCAAACACCGCCCTGATCATTTGTACAACAAGAAAGTAGAAGTGGATGTAATCAAGGAAAAGGTTCAAGAATATTATTCTGTTCGTTGTGTTCCACAAATATTAGGTCCTGTTTGGGATACCTTAGAATTTTCTGAAAAAATCCTGATAGATGAATTAAATTCTGTCAATGACAATCCGGTTATTGATGCCGAAAGACAGAATGTATTTCATGGCGGAAATTTTCATGGTGATTATGTTTCGCTGGAAATGGATAAGGTGAAACTGGCCATGACTAAAACCAGTATGTTAGCTGAGCGACAATTAAATTTCTTGTTTAATGATAAATTGAATAATGTATTGCCACCTTTTGTCAATCTAGGAAAATTAGGTCTTAATTTTGGAATGCAAGGGGTTCAATTTACTGCTACAAGTACAACTGCAGAAAATCAAACTTTAAGTAATTCTATGTATGTTCATAGTATTCCATGTAACAACGACAATCAAGATATTGTTAGCATGGGAACCAATTCAGCGTTATTAACCAAAAAGGTCATTGATAATACCTTTGATGTTTTAGCTATCGAAATGATGTCTATTGCCCAAGCCATAGATTACATTAAGTCGGATAAAAAAATGTCGCCCTTAACTAGGAAAGTTTACAATCAAATCCGCCATGTTTCAGATAAATTCATTGGCGATGCACCTAAATATAAAGAGATTGAAAAGCTAAGTTCCTATTTAAAAAACAATGACTTAGAACTTTAG